The sequence below is a genomic window from Macadamia integrifolia cultivar HAES 741 chromosome 1, SCU_Mint_v3, whole genome shotgun sequence.
CCTGGGGTTAGGCGGCTTAGGGGTTAAGCAATCCTACCTGACCATGGTTAGTGACCTGAGGTTATATAACTGTTTAATCCCGGTTAGCTTTCTTGAGTAAGGTTACAACAGTGGGGACCTCCCTTGTGAGTAGGTTGGGAGATCAGGGGCCTTCTTTGGGAGTAGTTCAGGAGGTTGAGGGGCCTCCTTTGGGAGTAGTTCAGGAGATCTCTACTGTGGGGTGAGGAGCTTAACTTAAGTTCGTATTATCGAGACTGGAGGTGCGACCACACGATCATTGATTAGTCAATATATGGTATATCACCATTCAgacaatttttttctccctcatGCCGTGACGTTCAAACAATTTATCTATAGTTTCATGATAATTTCTGCTTTATTTATTGGGAAAatgataggtatgctagcacaTTACCTAGGAATAATGTATGCTAGCGGGATTTTAACCGTtagatgaaacaaataaaatctcATCCGTTCATGTGGCGAGGTCTTACAGAACTTGCCCAATATCGCCGCTCCACGGTATCCTTTGCCATCATACTGTGACCATGATGCCGAAGAACTTCTTTGGTGATTTTATGCCAACAAAAAACTTGACCATGGGTGTCATCTTGATCCCCCAGAACCGCCTCCTACCACCACCTTGGTTCTGGGAACTTCTTTGGTTTACGCCGGCAAAAAACTTGACCATGGGCGTCACCTTGATCCGTTAGAACCGTCTCCGACCACCACCTTGGTTCTAGTCCTGCCCAACTCCATCTTcggaagaagaggaagcaagCTTCATTACCCAGATCTTCCAACAACGGGAACAATGAGACCCATCGAGAGTCTTGTAGTCTTTTCTATTCCACTTCCCCCTAATCCCTTTGTACAAACTCGATGAGATTCCTTCCATTTTTGTCATCCATTTCTTCTACTTTTGTTCCTATTCGAATAACTCAAatattcatttcttcctttttagagagagagagagagagagagagagagagagagagagagagagagagagagaggaggggttGGTGTTTCGCAAATGGCAATTGATGACAATCCATTCGAATAACTCAAATCTTCATCAATCGATGACAATCCATTATCGTCATCATTTTCTTGCCCTCCAAGATGTTCATCTCTGGCTACGGCGGTGGTGGAACTGGGTTTGGGATGCGAGTAATTTCAGCCACCTTGGCAGAGTCCCAAGCTTTGCGAACTTCTCCATAAAATCTGGGATTTCATCCggggtttggtttgatttaaggaGAGAGAGGAAGCGATCAATGTCTTTGGAGATCTTGGGAAGGCCGGAATCGAGATCGGAAGTGGATGAAGAGTCTTTGGTGGTTTTGGGGTTCTTTAGGGTGGCTGTGTCCTTGTTATTCTCGTTGtcgttggtggtggtggtggtggtggtggtgatggtgctGGTGGCCTCAGTAGAGTTGTCGAGAGTGTCGGATTTGGATTCACCGGCTAAGGATTCAGATGCCGGGAAAATAAGGTGTAACAGCGATGGATTGAAGCTTTGGAccttttctctccatccaacagtTACATTTAGGATGAATAAATCCTACGGTTAATATTCCGCTAGTATAATTCTTAAGTACTGTGCTAGCATACttccctctctcttttattttaaatttattggATTAAGTAACATGgtctgtttttttttgggtaaacgaCATGGTCACATGACCAAGAGCTGGAAGCAGAAGAAGACAGCCAATATCAATCATGAAGATCATGAGCTAACCTCTATTTCTACAAAGTGGCTTTATCGATGAAGTTACGTCATTCATGACGTAATCTAATCAGGTGAAAGTCTCTTTCGACTCCACTTTCATGTGGATAACCGACAATGGATGGGGACTTCCGTGAATCTTAAATTCAATATTACCTTCTTGTTGGCTGGTGGAATTCACTGCACACAAGCATGGATAGTGTAGCATTTTGGTTAACTATCACACGTGGAATTCATACACTACTACAATAAGAGTGGGAAAGCATTTTAGTGCCACTCTAAGCACCACTTGCcaaggggttgaaatcgtctgcaatttcgatctcatATAATTCTGTGTAATACCActttcaggtggtgacacgtgtattgatactaatataatgatccagatctggtacaactaataaaacattaaatcagtgaagagggatttaaatcagatctggaccattgcattggtatcaatacacgtgtcaccccctgaagatagtattgcacggaattgtacgagatcggaattgtagatgatttttttcccttgcgAAGGGAGCTATGAGAGAATGAAATTCAatatttttgtttgatttgatttgatttgattcgatAAATCGAGACACGGTTACTGAATCAATCTAGTATTCAACTAATCTTAATGAATTAGAGTAAAATCTGATGAATCATTTTCTTCGAATTAAAATCGGTGTCGTTCATACTTGATTTCAATTGATTGTTTGATTACTTTTTTGAATTGATGCTAAATTATATTTGATCTTCATTTTGTACCATCGTCTTCCTCTTTTAGTTGGTAAGATAGCAGAACAGAATGACACTCATTTCTTATAGCAAGATCCCCAAGTTTATCGAataaaaaaactctaaaatctCATAAAATTTGTGAAatctttaatttaatttttttttctatggcattctttttcattatcttatttctataattttaattgattttgccCTCAACCAAACCACCCCATccccaaaaattttttttttttttgactttgatCGACTTTGGTTTATTCCAACCAATTCTCATCCAGCATCACCAATTATGTCTCCAATCCCCATACTCGTGGACATTAGTAGTCACATTCAAAATCATCAATATCAAATTAAACATAGTAAACAgatcaaagaaaatttcaagattTATCAATGGAAAAAGTTTTCAATCACAAAGAGAATCTCTTCGCTTGAGATGATTTGATGTTTATGATTGAACTCTCAGAATAATGAATGTTATCATTTATTTTCATCCCTTATCCatcaatattaaaaataatttttctcattttaattGGAGGACCAGATCCCTTGAAGTAAGAAGACCTATAGGTTAGccttgtttaaaaaaatgaaaatttgaatttattaaattactcaTTCAATCTTTTGTACAATCAAATTGTATAAAATAAAGATAATAGTTGGAAGAGGACGGCTACTAGAGTAGTTAGCTTGCGGCCAATGCAGTAGAGCATAGCCCCTGAGAGGATAAAGTTTGGTACCTCTTAATCACCTAGAAAGTGTCGAAgatacaaaactatccaaaataaTTCATTGGCCTGGGGCACCTACCATCACTTTTATgttttattgtaattttataaaggaaCCATTTTTGGGTCATTTCAGGAAAAGGTGGGAGAGGGATGGACATAAGGGAGCATTACTGTATGCTATGCTCTCAAACAGAGaacattttcccttttctcaACAAATATTGAGAGATCTCTAAACCAATAACGTACTCTACATCTGTGCATGATAGatattttttatgagaaaaatgtttctatggGAGAATTTGGCCCCTGAGCCCAAACACATGAGGGGGAAAAATGACTATCCGCCCCACATTAATTTGAAAATGACACCTCTATGGATGCTTTCTTATACGTTCTCACTGGCCCTCGTGCACGCATAAGAACCATGCTCCCTCCATGGGAAACCCTTCCctatattttcttctctattctctttccaagatgaaattaaaaaaaaaaaaaaaaaaaaaggagaggattcTCTGATGCACCAGCGTGGAGGGCCAATCATAGTGCATACGACAGTATCTATAAGGGTAGGACTTTCACATTTCTTAGGGGCAAAtcagtcattttttccttttgtgtcCAGATATAAGCATTACTCTCAGGAAAAGATTCTTTTCCCCAAAATATTGTCTCAGAGTGGGATCTAGCACCTTTACAAAGACTAGGATGTTCAACTCACCTCCAATGACCATCCAAGAGCTAGAAGGGTTTGGACACTCATCTCAACACCTGCCAATAGTGTCCAACTcatcccaaccgttggatgagtCATTGGAGGGTTGTTGGTGTTAGAGATGATCTTTTTCCCTTGGAGTGTGATACGTTGTAGGCTCAAATACACTTTCAACAGATatagatcctctccaacccctCTAGCGCATCTAACAACTAGACGTGCAGGATCCAATCGCACTTTCACCTCAATAAAATGATCTAACATTGGATTTGGCTCGTCTCCAATTCTTCGTCCTCCAATTCTCTACCAATTCCCTACCTATGCGTGACATATAACCCATTCTAATCCAACGGCTATGGGTCAAAACCCTTTTCATGTAAGCTTTCCTAATCTCCTCAACCGAGCAGGTCTTCTCCACCCCAAGAATTGCATAGTAATCCTTGTTTTCCTTCACGTCACGGATCAGCTTAATGTATGCTCTTTGGTATAATTCCCCACTTCATTTGACAACCCGGGAGATGTAGATGGCATAggctcttttttgttttaaccTACGGGTTTTGCTAAAAAACCTTATAATGGATCATCATCAGCTTCTTCCATCCAGATTCCAGAATTCAATAGCGGATTGAAGTTAACCAAATGAAAAACCCAAACAATTTGTTGGCCGAATGGTTGTTTTGAAGGAAAATGGGGTTTGATCCGCATCCGTTGAATTAGAATGGAACAcattgtagaaatgcaaccccaAAAtagatgtagaagataatgagaaaaaaagaataaataatgcACAAAGGTTTATGAGATAGTCGACACCCTCGGTGAAATGAGATTTTGCTTTACTATTAacggagaatagagttacaacgTTCATCCTTATACCTCTTTGAATTGCTTACAGAAAAAGTAACTCTTGTTAcgaatatatagtgaaaaatcGTAATATTAGTAAGTACAAAACTGcttgtaaataaaaaatattttattctatCGAGGGCTTGCATCATTGTTTCTTGGATTAAATTACAACGGAACACGAGATATCatacatcaaaacacatcacgtGCAGATAAAAAATtagtaaagaaataaaaaatactgcCAAATCCTCTaacactcaaaaaaaaaaaaaaaattaaaaaaaagaaaaaaaaaatctaagattGTGTTGAGGATACGCTTGAAATTTCACTTGCTCCTTCATTCGTACGATACATGTTACTTTCTTTTTAGGGTTAGGTGTTAGCTGGGGGAATGGAAGGTGACGGGATCATGGGGTTGGGTATGATCCTCCTATCAGTCAATATGTCATACTAAAGCATGCCTCGTGGGATTGTGTTCTGTGCGTGATTGTTTCCGTTTGCGTGttttttaagttcaattttatATGGCAGTTTCTTTAATAGAAAGTCATTTTGAAGAATTCAATACCCATTACCCAAAATCGAGGACTTATCAGGAGAGGTGGCGGGGGATAATAGAAAGTAAAGAATCCAACTTGCAGGTTGCAGAGAGGTCATCAATGACGTCAGTTGAAGCGAGGTCAGCGATGACGTGAAGCCGTCAACAGCAACAGTCGAAATCGCCAAAGCTTCTGCCACGAATcctttaaattttgatttctttagTAGACAGAAGAAATCCAGATTTGACATTTACCAGTCAACTTTCTGTAGAAAAGGCATTTCCAATGCTAAATCCCATTTTAGCATTCTTaattttctctcattctcttcttcctcgtcGGAAAAATAAGCTGTCGCCGGTCACTGGCTATGAGGTATTTGCAGACtaacttcttttttgtttcaaattctTTGTGGGTTCATTGaattcttcatttttgtttcaaattctTTGTGGGTTCACTGAATTCTTCACTTTTGTTTCAAATTCTATGTGGGTTCAttcaattctttatttttttatttaaattctaaGTGGGTTCATCCAATTTTACTTTAGTTTCACCGGGGATCATGTGTTTGATGATTTGCTGCTGACAAATACTGGTTTTGATTTTCAGATCAGGTAGGTAAGAGCACAAAAAAGATGAAAAGGTGTTGTGGTTGTAGAGGTATTAGAAAGGTGGACAGAATCAGTGATCTGCCTTTGAATGTCATAGACAACATTCTTGCTCGATTGCCCATAAGGGATGCAGTAAGAACAAGCATCTTATCAAAGAAGTGGAAATATAGATGGGTATCTCTTTCAGAACTCGTATTTGATTATTCTCTCCAAGATGCTTTAAAGAATCAACATGACAAGATTGTGAAATTTGTTGATAGAGTTCTCATGCTACACACAGGTCCAATTCATAAGTTTGAGCTCTCTGATTTGATTAGTCCCAGTCTCTCAGACATCCATCAATGGATATtatatgtttcaagaaatggaaaTAAGGAATTAGTCCTTTCTATGCCCCCCTGTAGTTGGTATGATGTACCATCATGTCTCTTCTCATCATGTCATCAGCTGAATCGTTTGGAACTCAGTCATTGCAGTCTTAGATGTCCTCCTTACACAACAAAGTTAGAATTTAAGCACATCAAGTGCCTGTCACTTTGTCAAGTAGACTTTGTTGGCTTAACATTTGAAGATCTGGTTTCAAGCTGCCCATTACTTGAGACATTGACACTATTGTGGATAAGAGGTTTTACTAACCTTGTAATGAAAGCTCCTAAACTCAAGTACTTGAATCTCAGGGGTCATTTCAAAGATATCCACTTCCAAAATACCCCACTTCTAGCAAAGGTAGAAATAGATTTGGATTGGTTTGGCTCTTCTGGTAATTTAGTCGGAGAAACTTCCAATCTGATCAAAGTTCTTGGAGGTCTTGTTGGTGTTGAGGATCTTTATATGGCCAGTTTGGGTATTCTCAAGGTAATAAGATGATTTAATTAGTTCATGAAGATACTCTGTTACAATATTTACTTcattaaaaattgaatttcttataTCTACACCACTAATTAtcttccatttttgtttcatttaattAGTTCTTGGCTGTGGGGATTGTACCCAAGATCCTTCCAAATGCCTTTTATCATCTCAAGTTTTGCCATCTGAAGAGACTGAGACTAACATCAGTGGCATTTCATGACCTGGGTGTGGTCTCAGTAGCACTCAACTTGATTAGAAGCGCCCCTAACTTGCAAAAACTTGAGATTTTGGTGAGTTTAGCTCAATTGTTTCAGCTCAGGTTTTATGgggttgattttgatttttgatgtaATATACTTTGGATCTGCAGGGCTCAACTAGAGAAGATGCAGATGTGGAAGCAGTTAAGGAACTTTTAGGAGTACAAGATGGATTAGGCTGGTCCTTCAACCAGCTTCAAAATGTGACCATGAAGTGCTCATTTGGTTTGAGACCTGAATTGGAGTTCATTAAGTTCCTACTCAGTGTTACACCTGTTCTTGAGAAGATGAGTATTCATGCGGATTCAAAAGATATTGAGACCGAAGAAGACCAGCCACAACTTGGATCAACCATATTGGAAGTGATGCAATTCCCTCGACTGTCCTCAAAGGCTGAAATTaagtgctttgagcacttgcaGGTTGTAGAATATAGACCTTCATCAtggatgtaatatttttttttttttttcaaatcagtCTTTTAAACATAACTAATGTTAATTTCATCGACGCCAAACAAGAAGGGTGGAGTAGGTGGTTGTTATATATCAGAATTAAGAACCACTGATAAAggtaagggtttttttttttttNNNNNNNNNNNNNNNNNNNNtttttttttttttttttttttttttttgaggaagaAGTATTGGCACTAATTGTATATACCCCATAATGAGTTTCCAAAGTATTCCTACTTCTCCATTGTTCCAATCTGATCCAAAAAGTGATAAATCaatcaaaagttttttttttgtgaagataAATCAATCAAAAGTTAGGACTGGAATTGAATCATGACTATATAGGCTATTTTGATATATGTTGATTTGATATAAATGAAATAGTTGAAGTAGACCTTTGATTTCCTTAGACAACTCAAGTATCCGCCGTCCAATTGAATCTACTTGCTCTTAGATGCTCTATAAAAGGTAATTGTTATTCCTTTCTTCCACTGAGAAAGTTTCATTCTGAGGCTATTCTTGAACgtcaagaaaagaatagaaaatagtacaaaaaacacaataagacAATAATCATAATGGCATAAACATTGAtgtgtatctctctcctaaaattatatatatcatactactattaaaaagtatgtATTCCTAGTCTTtggtatattttttcaaaaagacaaaaaaacccaTTGacatctacccaaaaaaatatctaaatgaccaaaaaacccctcaaaatggaagatgaaaaaaaaaaataattatctctctctctctctctctctctctctctctctctctccctctctctctctctaaatattaattaaatatttaaattcaatgttttttttttttatagtaacaTTCCTTGAAACCCCCAACCGTTTGAGACAAAATTGTTATTATGAAAGTCTTAATTCCAAAAAactccaaatgaccaaaaaaaccctcaaaatggaagatgacaaaaaaaaaaaactctctatctctctctctaaacgaagaggagaaaggggaaagtAGTTCTTgatattatctctctctctctctctctctctctctctctctctctctctctctctctctcaatattaactaaatatttaaattcaatgtTAACATTTATTTGGGGATAGGGAGGTTTTAAACCCCCAAATGTTGGAGACAAACTTgttagggttggggttttctggTAGGACACCCTATATGGGTGGGTATCTTTTGAGGGGTTTATTTTGCATCGTAGGAtctaaaatatataaatataatgtATTCATTTGGAATAAAACACTACATAGTAATATGAAAGACAAGTACGTAGACCTTATTAGTATATACGTATATGGatgaaaaaattgaaacatCTGAATATGTTGTGAGAGTTCTTGTCATAACCAATATCACTGATATTAACAAGAAATCTTCTGTTCTCTCCCAAGATCGAAGGAACCGATCTATTCCTGCCGAACTCCTCACTTGAAACTAAGATCTCAAAATCACCACGGTGAGAATTTCTTCTCTGAAATTGCAGGTTCTCAAACCCtgcttcctctccttctctctctctctctctctctctttcaaatctccaacttgaagGAAAC
It includes:
- the LOC122081875 gene encoding F-box/FBD/LRR-repeat protein At1g13570-like isoform X1; this encodes MKRCCGCRGIRKVDRISDLPLNVIDNILARLPIRDAVRTSILSKKWKYRWVSLSELVFDYSLQDALKNQHDKIVKFVDRVLMLHTGPIHKFELSDLISPSLSDIHQWILYVSRNGNKELVLSMPPCSWYDVPSCLFSSCHQLNRLELSHCSLRCPPYTTKLEFKHIKCLSLCQVDFVGLTFEDLVSSCPLLETLTLLWIRGFTNLVMKAPKLKYLNLRGHFKDIHFQNTPLLAKVEIDLDWFGSSGNLVGETSNLIKVLGGLVGVEDLYMASLGILKFLAVGIVPKILPNAFYHLKFCHLKRLRLTSVAFHDLGVVSVALNLIRSAPNLQKLEILGSTREDADVEAVKELLGVQDGLGWSFNQLQNVTMKCSFGLRPELEFIKFLLSVTPVLEKMSIHADSKDIETEEDQPQLGSTILEVMQFPRLSSKAEIKCFEHLQVVEYRPSSWM
- the LOC122081875 gene encoding F-box/FBD/LRR-repeat protein At1g13570-like isoform X2, giving the protein MGPIHKFELSDLISPSLSDIHQWILYVSRNGNKELVLSMPPCSWYDVPSCLFSSCHQLNRLELSHCSLRCPPYTTKLEFKHIKCLSLCQVDFVGLTFEDLVSSCPLLETLTLLWIRGFTNLVMKAPKLKYLNLRGHFKDIHFQNTPLLAKVEIDLDWFGSSGNLVGETSNLIKVLGGLVGVEDLYMASLGILKFLAVGIVPKILPNAFYHLKFCHLKRLRLTSVAFHDLGVVSVALNLIRSAPNLQKLEILGSTREDADVEAVKELLGVQDGLGWSFNQLQNVTMKCSFGLRPELEFIKFLLSVTPVLEKMSIHADSKDIETEEDQPQLGSTILEVMQFPRLSSKAEIKCFEHLQVVEYRPSSWM